One genomic window of Lytechinus variegatus isolate NC3 chromosome 1, Lvar_3.0, whole genome shotgun sequence includes the following:
- the LOC121418536 gene encoding leucine-rich repeat-containing protein 4-like — MMKGLGLVLMINLMKVCLNNGFQSNHGNTPHAQTCVSDCETNIQNARLSCEGQMLQCVPDPCCQTETRHLNMANNHLTHIKILAFQSFPRLRILDLRQNALANIAPGAFSNLNQLQLLDVRANKLRHLYGGMFNGLSSIQKLYLANNEIESIAPGTFAGMTHLISLKLNYNKVTTLYANMFFPLQRLQRLYIYGNRISAVNEEAFRGLVNLVTLSLAENPFVTLPNILPYIPQITHIRLEHVRLTCDCRLEFLRMWLRDNLYEAYESYALCHGPEHVQGTPMYHIQEPLPCPTRDRNLPISREDNDPSHVADPDEAASHTSAQLEIHSESASEYSEFFASFSELSHGSVSKTSVTSTEGGISESVHGSGTVRADSGASSTVSKTHIPIEPLTPRGTLSPVVTTESHIVASEARSEDGFTHFTPPTMTESSHKNTSRGNVPDSPIVNETDSSSRVNGSFNELPRPTHRAGSRNHPDRNNGHQHGHRDDSVTTTVSYETTDPYRSTPTPAEIPRGPPQSWGLKGSSVTIRCPVHIHNMNDSKIKWLTPHGKLIMSNVSRYGITKRGSLIINNLQAYDHGTYRCIVRKALNSVKMLPARLTLVCPCQEEAPKKPSFEPSVNSSKENHFGQDADPHHEHSHPPYDTRCSPVPMVVAIVTTFQATVALCVITFCLCCSKNLNYSLKDRTCTGVPEPIAVVRTRGKFNTRSRDFVQSGEPTSSSVLSSGGSDFYEALTDHGFSPRQASSVRSYDAYYESHPGSEYVNYRKPKNYMYMVGYMDTGSGRRAVGYRSSTESQCASIKEITNENIYVSKD; from the coding sequence ATGATGAAGGGCCTGGGATTAGTGTTGATGATTAACCTGATGAAGGTTTGCCTGAACAATGGATTCCagagtaatcatggtaatacacCACACGCACAAACGTGTGTGTCTGATTGTGAGACAAACATCCAGAACGCCAGACTGTCATGTGAGGGTCAGATGCTGCAGTGCGTACCCGACCCATGCTGCCAAACAGAAACGAGGCACCTTAACATGGCCAACAACCATCTAACCCATATCAAGATTCTTGCCTTCCAGAGCTTCCCAAGACTCCGAATCCTGGATCTGCGACAGAACGCTTTGGCTAACATAGCACCGGGTGCTTTCAGCAACCTGAACCAACTGCAATTGCTTGACGTACGTGCGAACAAACTGCGTCACCTCTATGGTGGTATGTTCAACGGTCTCTCCTCCATCCAGAAGTTGTACCTCGCCAACAACGAGATCGAGTCCATAGCCCCTGGAACTTTTGCAGGCATGACACATCTCATCAGCCTGAAACTGAACTACAACAAAGTGACAACTCTGTACGCCAATATGTTTTTCCCGCTGCAGAGATTACAGCGTTTGTACATCTACGGGAATCGAATATCGGCCGTCAACGAAGAAGCCTTCCGCGGTTTGGTAAATCTAGTGACACTGTCTCTCGCGGAAAATCCTTTCGTGACCCTTCCAAATATCTTACCATACATACCACAGATCACTCATATTCGGCTAGAACATGTTCGTCTCACCTGTGATTGTCGACTAGAGTTCCTTCGGATGTGGCTCAGAGACAACCTTTATGAGGCCTATGAGAGTTATGCCTTATGTCATGGACCAGAACATGTCCAAGGTACCCCAATGTATCATATTCAAGAGCCTCTGCCATGTCCCACCAGAGACCGAAACCTTCCCATCAGTCGGGAAGATAATGACCCATCCCATGTAGCCGATCCCGATGAAGCGGCGAGTCACACTTCTGCTCAACTTGAAATACATTCGGAATCAGCATCTGAATATAGTGAATTTTTCGCTTCGTTTTCGGAACTGTCACACGGATCCGTTTCTAAGACAAGTGTGACGTCAACTGAAGGAGGCATAAGCGAGAGCGTACACGGGAGTGGTACAGTGAGAGCTGATTCAGGTGCTTCCTCCACAGTATCCAAAACACATATCCCTATTGAACCATTAACGCCTAGAGGAACACTATCGCCAGTTGTTACAACTGAATCACATATCGTAGCAAGTGAAGCAAGGAGTGAAGATGGGTTTACGCATTTCACACCACCAACAATGACCGAGTCCTCTCACAAAAACACATCCAGAGGTAATGTTCCAGATAGTCCGATCGTAAATGAAACTGATAGCAGTTCAAGGGTTAATGGAAGTTTCAACGAACTTCCACGTCCTACACATCGGGCGGGCAGTAGGAATCATCCAGATAGGAATAACGGACATCAACATGGTCATCGAGATGATTCTGTTACTACAACGGTTTCGTACGAGACCACAGATCCGTACAGATCCACCCCGACACCAGCGGAAATACCTCGAGGACCTCCTCAATCATGGGGTCTGAAAGGATCCTCTGTGACAATTCGCTGTCCAGTCCATATCCATAACATGAATGACTCCAAGATTAAGTGGCTTACGCCTCATGGCAAGCTGATTATGTCGAATGTATCTCGCTATGGTATCACAAAGAGAGGGTCGTTGATTATCAATAATCTGCAGGCGTATGACCACGGGACCTACCGATGCATCGTCCGCAAGGCGCTTAACAGTGTAAAAATGTTACCGGCCAGGTTGACTCTTGTATGCCCGTGTCAGGAAGAGGCACCGAAGAAACCGTCATTTGAACCCAGTGTCAATTCCTCCAAAGAGAATCACTTTGGACAAGATGCGGATCCTCATCATGAACACTCCCACCCTCCATATGATACCAGATGCAGCCCTGTACCAATGGTAGTTGCAATCGTGACAACCTTCCAAGCCACTGTAGCCCTTTGCGTAATCACATTCTGCCTCTGCTGCTCCAAGAATCTCAACTATTCCCTGAAAGACCGGACCTGTACCGGCGTCCCCGAACCCATTGCGGTAGTTCGCACTCGCGGAAAGTTTAACACAAGATCTCGCGATTTCGTACAGTCCGGCGAACCCACCTCGTCATCTGTTCTGAGTTCGGGTGGATCCGACTTCTACGAAGCACTCACCGATCACGGGTTTTCCCCAAGGCAAGCGTCTTCAGTACGATCTTACGATGCGTATTACGAGTCGCATCCTGGATCGGAGTACGTGAACTATCGAAAGCccaagaactacatgtacatggtggGGTATATGGACACCGGGTCTGGTCGCAGAGCCGTAGGGTACAGGTCCTCCACGGAATCTCAGTGTGCCTCAATCAAGGAAATAACCAATGAGAATATATATGTCAGCAAAGATTGA